Proteins from one Balaenoptera musculus isolate JJ_BM4_2016_0621 chromosome 7, mBalMus1.pri.v3, whole genome shotgun sequence genomic window:
- the GAL3ST2 gene encoding LOW QUALITY PROTEIN: galactose-3-O-sulfotransferase 2 (The sequence of the model RefSeq protein was modified relative to this genomic sequence to represent the inferred CDS: substituted 1 base at 1 genomic stop codon), with product MAVGPRDSEGGGALGASGGLSSTALPPSSITKCRRPERPPRAGAFGGLSRRQCVVGGDSPPECGSGARPDRHLPARCLLRGACREAVGQGEASPGGSGERAGGGGAGGRWDLWVDRGIHWLKDTPPDACSGSRLHGPAQSRASWKVLSGVRAALRPGHLDPEADHPSRGPVRSRANGPLALAGSSSLERGAQDTGLAFTSVAKAVITSPARVAPGGSFPGQLQALRVLSLDAGTCGAGGGAGCVAPAPHSPPKPRKHRHLEDFVVPQDDRPRNRACSRDPAPVLAAGSRCASPLHSGPTQGPWPIRPHPAPPRYPHQHPLCSLPRASTQETVVPLGPAGLSCWTCLRSRPLPDLLPGVLAPSPLGGQDEGTPVTNVMFLKTHKTASSTVLNTLFRFAETHNLAVALPAGGRFYLGYPWLFLARYVEAVEQGSPERRFNIMCDHLRLNRREVQKVMPSDTYFSILRNPVFQLESSFIYYKGYVPAFRGVASLEDFLASLRTYYNPSLGLRRAYARNSMWFDVGFDHDVPPKEGYVRARLADVEPRFRLGLIAEHFDESTVLRWRLDDVVACRLNLRSPRSVASLTTAGQERAKRWRVLDWRLXQHLDRTFWARLRAEPGPRRLSSEERRRERLRGLASLCLQDGAPKGKSQVTGRRRRAYQSGRADILGYNLRPGLDNQTLHMCQRMVMPELQYVARLYTLQFPDQPPKNVHVLEAWRDGAGDSV from the exons ATGGCCGTGGGCCCTCGGGACAGCGAGGGAG GTGGGGCCCTGGGCGCCTCTGGGGGTCTCAGCTCAACGGCCCTTCCTCCCAGCTCCATCACCAAGTGTCGGAGGCCTGAG CGGCCGCCGCGCGCTGGAGCCTTCGGTGGTCTGTCTCGGCGCCAGTGCGTCGTAGGTGGGGACTCCCCG CCAGAGTGTGGCAGCGGGGCCAGGCCGGACCGCCACCTGCCAGCACGCTGTCTGCTCCGGGGGGCTTGCAGAG AGGCGGTTGGCCAAGGTGAGGCGTCCCCTGGGGGCTCCGGGGAACGTGCTGGAGGAGGGGGTGCTGGGGGCCGGTGGGACCTGTGGGTGGACCGAGGAATCCACTGGCTGAAAGACACGCCCCCAGATGCCTGTAGCGGTTCCCGTCTCCATGGACCGGCCCAGTCCCGGGCCTCCTGGAAGGTGCTGTCTGGCGTGAGGGCGGCTCTGAGGCCTGGCCATCTTGACCCGGAGGCTGACCACCCCAGTCGAGGGCCTGTCCggagcaggg CTAATGGGCCCCTGGCACTTGCTGGGAGCAGCTCCCTGGAGAGAGGGGCCCAGGACACCGGCCTCGCATTCACCTCTGTGGCAAAGGCAGTGATCACCAGCCCGGCCCGGGTTGCCCCTG GCGGCTCCTTCCCTGGGCAGCTCCAGGCGCTTCGAGTCCTGAGTCTGGACGCTGGCACCTGCGGGGCCGGAGGAGGGGCCGGCTGTGTGGCCCCTGCACCCCACAGCCCACCGAAGCCCAGGAAGCACCGGCATCTGGAGGACTTTGTGGTCCCCCAAG ACGACCGGCCCCGGAACCGCGCCTGCAGCCGGGACCCAGCGCCTGTGCTGGCTGCAGGGTCTCGCTGTGCCTCGCCGCTGCACTCGGGGCCAACGCAGGGGCCCTGGCCCATCCGGCCCCATCCGGCCCCACCCCGGT ATCCGCACCAGCACCCCCTCTGTTCGCTTCCCAGGGCCAGCACCCAGGAGACGGTGGTGCCGCTCGGTCCTGCCGGGCTGTCCTGCTGGACGTGTCTCAGATCTCGACCGCTGCCGGACCTTCTGCCTGGAGTCCTGGCCCCGAG ccccctcggGGGCCAGGATGAGGGGACCCCCGTGACCAACGTCATGTTCCTCAAGACGCACAAGACGGCCAGCAGCACCGTGCTCAACACCCTCTTCCGCTTCGCCGAGACACACAACCTGGCGGTGGCGCTGCCGGCCGGCGGCCGCTTCTACCTGGGCTACCCCTGGCTCTTCCTGGCGCGCTACGTGGAGGCAGTTGAGCAGGGCAGCCCCGAGCGGCGCTTCAACATCATGTGCGACCACCTGAGGCTCAACCGGCGGGAG GTGCAGAAAGTCATGCCCAGCGACACCTACTTTTCCATCCTCAGAAACCCCGTCTTCCAGCTGGAGTCCTCCTTCATCTACTACAAGGGCTACGTCCCCGCCTTCAGGGGCGTCGCCAGCCTGGAAGACTTCCTGGCGTCGTTGCGGACCTACTACAACCCGAGCCTGGGCTTGCGCCGCGCCTACGCCCGGAACAGCATGTGGTTCGACGTTGGCTTCGACCACGACGTGCCGCCCAAGGAGGGCTACGTGCGCGCGCGCCTGGCCGACGTGGAGCCGCGCTTCCGGCTGGGGCTCATCGCGGAGCACTTCGACGAGTCCACGGTGCTGCGCTGGCGGCTGGACGACGTGGTCGCCTGCAGGCTCAATTTGCGCAGCCCGCGCAGCGTCGCCAGCCTGACGACCGCGGGCCAGGAGCGCGCTAAGCGCTGGCGCGTCCTGGACTGGCGCCTCTAACAGCACTTGGACCGCACCTTCTGGGCCCGGCTGCGCGCAGAGCCGGGCCCGCGGCGGCTGAGCTCCGAGGAGCGGCGGCGGGAGCGGCTGCGCGGGCTGGCGTCCCTGTGCTTGCAGGATGGCGCGCCCAAGGGCAAGTCGCAGGTCACCGGCCGCCGGCGGCGCGCCTACCAATCCGGCAGGGCCGACATCCTGGGCTACAACCTCAGGCCGGGCCTGGACAACCAAACGCTGCACATGTGTCAGAGGATGGTCATGCCCGAGCTCCAGTACGTGGCCCGCCTGTACACCCTGCAGTTCCCCGACCAGCCCCCCAAGAACGTCCACGTCCTGGAGGCCTGGAGGGATGGCGCCGGGGACTCTGTCTAG